The following DNA comes from Methanothrix sp..
AGTCCTCATAGACGCTCATCCCACCAATGAGGGGGCCACGCTGGCTGAGCCATTCCTTGACCTGGTTGCTGTTGGTTATGGTCCTCCAGTTCTCTATCTTGACCACCCTCTTGCCTCGGTCCGGGCAACTTCCTGTGCTGTTCCCCTGATATGGATTGCAATCCTCATCTGGAATCCCGCTGGACTGGGCATATCTCAGGGCAGGGATGAAGGTCCAGCCCCGCCCGCAGCAATCGCCGCAGCCCCTGAAGAAGAGATCGGCCTCAGAGAGGTCTGGATCGAGGGCGGGATCTCTCTTGAAGATCTCTAAATTGGCCTCGATGGCGGCCACTGTGGCAAAGGCAACACAGGAGCCGCACTGTTTCTGATCCTTCACCGGTGTCGTCCAGTCGTTTCCGGATACATCTCTCCAGTCCCACTGAGTGGGATAAATGGAGATCGTCCCCGCTTTTCCGGCGAGCAAGCGATCCCTTTCTGTCATCTCCTGGATCATTGCTTTCTCTTCTTCTGGAACCACCAGCCCCAGATAGTTGGCCTTATCCTCTAAAGACAGCTCAGAAATGCTGGTCTTGCCCGCCGTCCAGGTCAGGTTCATTCCTTTGATCCTGCTTCGAATCTCTCTTATCACATCAGTTCCCAAGCTCCATAACCCCCTTGGTATATTGAGGTAATACAGATATAAACTTATGTTTTTTTTAAATATTCTTATAGTTAATGTTTGTGGATAACCGGGATTTTAGCGAGGAAGATGTGGCATATATATCCAATACCAAAAAAGTATACTCAATCTGATATATCGTATTTTATCGTAAACTATAAAATAAACTCAAGGAAGAAAGTTATTAATATCCCTCCACCTTAACCTATCCCGGGATCTGTCTCGGGAGGGGTCAGTCTCCATGGAGATCGTGGTGAAGAGATCTGCGCGAAGGAAGAAGACCATTCAGGCCCGGATGGTGGGAGGGAAGATGGAGGTCTTAGCTCCAGCCTCTATCTCAGATGCCGCCCTTCGGGTTCACATCGAAAAGCTTCAGATCAGGCTAGAGAAGAGGGTCTATCCCAAGGACGATCTGCATTTGAGCCAGAGGGCAGAGGCCCTGAACAAGAGATATTTTCAAGGGAGCCTCTCTTGGAAGAGCATTCGGTACTCCTCCCGCCAAGAGCACAGGCGTGGATCGTGCAACTGCGCCGCCCGGAGCATTCTCATAAGCTCCCGTCTGGCCAGCCTTCCCCAGTGGGTGGAGGACTATGTCATTATGCATGAGCTGGCTCATCTCATCGAGCCCAATCATGGCAAGAGGTTCAAGGCTCTGGTGAACAGATATCCTCTGGCGGAGAGGGCGATTGGATTCCTGATGGCGTCCGAGACACTGGAGGCCAGGGGAGGCTAAAGGCCGGGCCCTGTGGGCAGGCACTTATTCACCTCTTCACTTCTCCACCCCCTCACTTCCCTACCTCCTCGCTTTCTATCTTCTCGCCTCTGCTCGCTCAAGTAACTGCACAGCAGGCAGATGGAGTCCTGGGGGCCGATCTGCTCGAACCTCTCGCAGGGGGTCTCCTTATAGCAGGGCAGACTGTGGATGGTGCAGGTCGCGATATCTCCCTCCTCCTTGGCTTCAAATACAAGATGAGGACAGATCTGCCCGGCAGGCTTCGAGATCATGGCCTCGGGATCACTCCTATCCAGGCTTCCATCGGGCAGAATTGACCGGGGATTGACCACCAAGATGTCCAGATGAATGCAGCACTGGCCACAGCGTTTGCATATCATGATACTAATCCTATCATCAATAGTAATAGACTTAAGGCTCCAGTGACAATAGGCCAATTGAGGAGGCTATTGGGCATGAAGATATT
Coding sequences within:
- a CDS encoding M48 family metallopeptidase; this translates as MEIVVKRSARRKKTIQARMVGGKMEVLAPASISDAALRVHIEKLQIRLEKRVYPKDDLHLSQRAEALNKRYFQGSLSWKSIRYSSRQEHRRGSCNCAARSILISSRLASLPQWVEDYVIMHELAHLIEPNHGKRFKALVNRYPLAERAIGFLMASETLEARGG